Proteins encoded within one genomic window of Haladaptatus sp. QDMS2:
- a CDS encoding 50S ribosomal protein L6 yields MARVELEIPDDVTAEVDRFDVTISGPEGSVTRRFWYPNVTITVEDDVLVVESDVEKAKTNATIGTFSSHIENMFHGVTAGWEYKMEVFYSHFPMQVRVEGDDVVIQNFLGEKSPRRTTIHGDTEVQVDGEEVTLSGPDKEHVGQTAADIEQLTRVKGKDTRVFQDGVYIIEKPQRGDA; encoded by the coding sequence ATGGCACGAGTAGAACTCGAAATTCCGGACGACGTGACGGCCGAAGTAGATCGCTTCGACGTCACAATTAGCGGCCCAGAAGGATCGGTAACGCGCCGCTTCTGGTACCCGAACGTCACCATCACGGTCGAGGACGACGTCCTCGTCGTCGAGAGTGACGTAGAGAAAGCCAAGACGAACGCCACCATCGGGACGTTCTCGAGTCACATCGAGAACATGTTCCACGGCGTGACCGCGGGCTGGGAGTACAAGATGGAAGTCTTCTACTCTCACTTCCCAATGCAGGTTCGCGTCGAAGGTGACGACGTCGTCATCCAGAACTTCCTCGGTGAGAAGTCCCCGCGACGGACCACCATCCACGGCGACACGGAAGTCCAGGTTGACGGCGAAGAGGTGACCCTCTCCGGTCCCGACAAGGAACACGTCGGCCAGACCGCAGCGGACATCGAACAGCTCACCCGCGTCAAAGGCAAGGACACTCGGGTGTTCCAGGACGGCGTCTACATCATCGAAAAACCACAGCGAGGTGACGCCTGA
- the secY gene encoding preprotein translocase subunit SecY encodes MGWKEAAEPVLTRMPSVRRPEGHVPFRRKLGWTAGILVLYFFLTNVFLYGLGSGQSDVFGQFRSILAGGQGTILQLGIGPIVTASIVLQLLGGADLLGLDTNNPRDQILYQGLQKFLVVVMICLTGLPMVFAGDFLPADPQVAQNLGIGLSGVKWLIFAQIFVGGILILFMDEVVSKWGVGSGIGLFIIAGVSQSLVGGFFAVPGIGSNEAGLFATWFGMLTGSVDVPSLLTPQGLQVLFMGEGQILALITTLLIFIVVVYAESVRVEIPLSHSRVKGARGRFPVKLIYASVLPMILVRALQANIQFLGRILEAQWAGMPGWVGTYAQGQPVSGLFYYLAPIQSPGQWMWWLGQTTAEPWMIIIRVLIDLTFMVIGGAIFAIFWVETTDMGPEATARQIQRSGMQIPGFRQSPGVMEKVLERYIPQVTIIGGALVGLLAVMANMLGTIGAVSGTGLLLTVSITYKLYEEIAEEQLMEMHPMMRQMFGGGD; translated from the coding sequence ATGGGCTGGAAGGAGGCTGCTGAACCGGTGCTCACCCGAATGCCGTCAGTCCGTCGGCCGGAGGGACACGTCCCATTCCGGCGCAAGCTCGGCTGGACAGCCGGCATTCTGGTGTTGTATTTCTTCCTGACGAACGTGTTCCTGTACGGACTCGGCTCCGGGCAGTCAGACGTGTTCGGGCAGTTCCGCTCCATCCTCGCGGGTGGTCAGGGGACAATCCTGCAGCTCGGTATCGGTCCAATCGTCACCGCAAGCATTGTGCTGCAGCTACTCGGCGGCGCAGACCTCTTGGGCCTCGATACGAACAACCCGAGAGACCAGATCCTCTATCAGGGCCTCCAGAAGTTCCTGGTGGTGGTGATGATCTGTCTGACCGGCCTCCCGATGGTCTTCGCCGGAGACTTCCTCCCCGCAGACCCACAGGTCGCCCAGAATCTCGGAATTGGACTGAGTGGCGTAAAGTGGCTCATCTTCGCCCAAATCTTCGTCGGCGGTATCCTCATCCTGTTCATGGACGAGGTCGTCTCGAAGTGGGGCGTCGGGTCAGGGATTGGCCTGTTCATCATCGCCGGTGTCAGCCAGAGTCTCGTGGGTGGCTTCTTCGCCGTCCCCGGAATCGGGTCGAACGAGGCTGGCCTCTTCGCCACCTGGTTCGGCATGCTGACCGGCAGTGTGGACGTTCCGAGCCTCCTGACGCCACAGGGCCTTCAGGTCCTGTTCATGGGTGAAGGGCAGATTCTCGCGCTCATCACGACCCTGCTCATCTTCATCGTGGTCGTGTACGCAGAGAGCGTCCGCGTGGAGATTCCCCTCTCCCACTCCCGGGTGAAGGGTGCACGGGGTCGCTTCCCCGTGAAGCTCATCTACGCGAGCGTCCTGCCCATGATTCTCGTCCGCGCGCTGCAGGCGAACATCCAGTTCCTCGGGCGCATCCTCGAAGCCCAGTGGGCCGGAATGCCCGGCTGGGTCGGGACGTACGCCCAGGGACAACCCGTAAGCGGGTTGTTCTACTACCTGGCCCCCATCCAGTCTCCTGGACAGTGGATGTGGTGGCTCGGGCAGACGACCGCGGAGCCGTGGATGATCATCATCCGCGTGCTCATCGACCTGACCTTCATGGTCATCGGTGGCGCAATCTTCGCCATCTTCTGGGTGGAGACCACCGACATGGGGCCGGAAGCGACGGCGCGACAGATTCAGCGCTCGGGAATGCAGATTCCCGGCTTCCGTCAGAGTCCTGGCGTCATGGAGAAGGTCTTAGAACGCTACATCCCGCAGGTCACCATCATCGGTGGTGCCCTCGTGGGCCTGCTCGCCGTCATGGCGAACATGCTCGGCACCATCGGTGCCGTCTCCGGAACGGGGCTGCTGCTCACGGTCTCCATCACGTACAAACTGTACGAGGAAATCGCTGAGGAACAGCTCATGGAGATGCACCCGATGATGCGCCAGATGTTCGGCGGCGGCGACTAA
- the rpmD gene encoding 50S ribosomal protein L30 translates to MRALVQIRGEVNMEQSVRDTLSMLNIHKVNHATFVPETETYRGMVTKVNDYVAHGIPSQEVVETLIRTRAEPLEGKATVDDDWVSENTDYDSIEALADAIYADETTLREQGLSPVLRLHPPRKGHKGIKHVTKEGGELGKHTTEEIDQLLEAMR, encoded by the coding sequence ATGCGAGCACTCGTCCAGATTCGCGGTGAAGTGAACATGGAACAGAGCGTCCGCGACACGCTCTCCATGCTCAACATCCACAAAGTCAACCACGCAACCTTCGTCCCCGAGACGGAGACCTACCGCGGCATGGTCACCAAGGTCAACGACTACGTTGCCCACGGCATCCCAAGCCAGGAGGTCGTCGAGACGCTCATTCGCACCCGCGCAGAGCCACTCGAAGGCAAGGCGACGGTCGACGACGACTGGGTGTCCGAGAACACCGACTACGACAGTATCGAAGCCCTCGCGGACGCCATCTACGCAGACGAGACGACGCTCCGCGAGCAGGGCCTCTCTCCAGTGCTTCGCCTGCACCCACCGCGCAAGGGTCACAAGGGCATCAAGCACGTCACTAAAGAGGGTGGCGAACTCGGTAAGCACACGACAGAGGAGATCGACCAGCTCCTCGAGGCGATGCGATAA
- a CDS encoding 50S ribosomal protein L5 yields MSEAEFHEMRQPRVEKVVVHMGVGRGGRELANAEDILESVTGQESVRTLAKRTVPDFGIREGDPIGAKVTLRHDEAAEFLTTALKLVDLKKTQFDDNGNFSFGVAEHTEFPSQEYDPNIGIYGLDVTVNLVRPGYRVAKRDKVNRQIPSGHRLTAEDAIAYLESTYDVEVNK; encoded by the coding sequence ATGAGCGAAGCTGAATTCCACGAGATGCGACAGCCTCGCGTCGAGAAGGTCGTCGTCCACATGGGCGTCGGCCGCGGTGGGCGCGAGCTCGCCAACGCGGAGGACATCTTAGAGAGCGTGACCGGCCAAGAGAGCGTTCGGACGCTCGCAAAGCGCACGGTCCCCGACTTCGGCATCCGCGAGGGTGACCCAATCGGGGCGAAAGTGACGCTCCGCCACGACGAAGCAGCGGAGTTCCTCACGACGGCGCTCAAGCTGGTCGACCTCAAGAAAACCCAGTTCGACGACAACGGGAACTTCAGCTTCGGGGTCGCGGAACACACCGAGTTCCCGAGCCAGGAGTACGACCCGAACATCGGGATTTACGGGCTTGACGTCACCGTCAACCTCGTCCGTCCCGGCTACCGCGTCGCAAAGCGCGACAAGGTGAACCGACAGATTCCGTCAGGTCACAGACTGACGGCCGAGGACGCCATCGCGTACCTCGAATCGACGTACGATGTGGAGGTGAACAAATGA
- a CDS encoding uL15m family ribosomal protein translates to MTSKKRRQRGSRTHGGGTHKNRRGAGNRGGRGRAGRAKHEFHNYEPLGKHGFTRPPAVREDVSTIDVQTLDENAAVYAADGLAEETDNGFKLDVRDIVEDGYDVDVVKVLGGSQIRNQLVVTADDFSESARELIEGEGGDAILSERGEERQAELEADDEDEDEDAE, encoded by the coding sequence ATGACCAGTAAGAAACGACGCCAGCGTGGCTCTCGCACTCACGGCGGCGGTACCCACAAGAACCGGCGCGGTGCCGGTAACCGTGGTGGCCGTGGTCGCGCGGGGCGCGCAAAACACGAGTTCCACAACTACGAACCGCTTGGCAAGCACGGGTTCACCCGTCCACCAGCCGTCCGTGAGGACGTCAGCACCATCGACGTGCAGACGTTAGACGAGAACGCGGCCGTTTACGCCGCAGACGGCCTCGCCGAAGAGACAGACAACGGCTTCAAACTGGACGTCCGCGACATCGTCGAGGACGGCTACGATGTAGACGTCGTCAAAGTCCTCGGTGGCAGCCAGATTCGTAACCAGCTCGTCGTAACGGCTGACGACTTCAGCGAGAGCGCACGCGAGCTCATCGAGGGCGAAGGCGGCGACGCCATCCTCAGTGAGCGCGGCGAAGAGCGCCAGGCTGAACTCGAAGCAGACGACGAAGACGAAGACGAGGACGCGGAGTAG
- a CDS encoding 50S ribosomal protein L18 has product MANGPRYKVPMRRRREVRTDYHQRLRLLKSGKPRLVARKSNQHIRAQLITAGDEGDVTLASATSADLADFGWKAPTGNLPAAYLTGFLAGKRALEAGLEEAVLDIGLNTATPGNKVFAVQEGAIDAGLDIPHNESVLADWSRTRGEHIAEYAASLDEPLYSGEFDATELPEHFDEVRERMENEL; this is encoded by the coding sequence ATGGCTAACGGACCACGATACAAGGTTCCGATGCGGCGCCGCCGCGAGGTCCGAACGGACTACCATCAGAGGTTGCGCCTGTTGAAATCCGGCAAGCCTCGTCTGGTCGCTCGCAAGAGCAACCAGCACATCAGGGCGCAGCTGATCACGGCTGGAGACGAAGGCGACGTAACACTCGCGAGTGCGACGTCCGCCGACCTCGCCGATTTCGGCTGGAAAGCTCCGACTGGTAACCTGCCCGCCGCGTACCTGACCGGCTTCCTCGCCGGCAAGCGCGCGCTCGAGGCAGGCCTCGAAGAGGCAGTGCTCGACATCGGCCTTAACACGGCAACCCCCGGCAACAAAGTGTTCGCAGTTCAGGAAGGCGCAATCGACGCGGGACTCGACATCCCGCACAACGAGAGCGTCCTCGCAGACTGGTCTCGCACCCGCGGCGAGCACATTGCCGAGTACGCAGCATCGCTCGACGAACCACTCTACAGCGGCGAGTTCGACGCGACCGAACTCCCCGAGCACTTCGACGAAGTGCGTGAACGAATGGAGAACGAATTATGA
- a CDS encoding SRPBCC domain-containing protein: protein MHLRTTGRERVIHATVTVPASRDAVWDAWTTEAGLRSFFAPDCTVELEPMGAYELFFDLDADEGLRGGEGNVVLAIEPKRMLSFTWNAPPRLPSVRDQRTSVVVRFRDLPNDRTQVTLTHSGWGEGPNWTKAYDYFVEAWSETVLPRLKKRFVSGPVDWNARR, encoded by the coding sequence ATGCACCTACGAACCACCGGGCGCGAGCGAGTTATCCACGCGACGGTGACCGTTCCGGCGAGCCGTGACGCAGTCTGGGACGCCTGGACGACCGAGGCTGGACTTCGGAGTTTCTTCGCGCCCGACTGCACCGTCGAACTCGAACCGATGGGAGCCTACGAGCTGTTCTTTGACCTTGACGCAGACGAGGGCCTTCGCGGTGGCGAGGGCAACGTCGTTCTCGCAATCGAACCGAAGCGCATGCTGAGTTTCACCTGGAACGCACCGCCGAGGCTCCCGTCGGTTCGTGACCAGCGCACGAGCGTCGTCGTCCGATTCCGTGACCTCCCGAACGACCGCACGCAGGTCACCCTGACGCACAGTGGCTGGGGCGAGGGACCAAACTGGACGAAAGCCTACGACTACTTCGTCGAAGCGTGGTCTGAGACGGTGTTGCCACGGCTCAAAAAGCGATTCGTAAGCGGGCCAGTGGATTGGAACGCGCGTCGGTAA
- a CDS encoding 30S ribosomal protein S5 codes for MSNNNGWEPRTRLGRKVAEGDITTMEDALSSGLPLKEPQIVDQLLPGLEDDVLDINMVQRMTDSGRRVKFRSVVAIGNRDGYVGYAQGRDDQVGGSIQKAIERAKLNIIDVSRGCGSWECGCGRPHTVALRTSGKAGSVEVELQPAPRGLGLAGGETVRSVLELAGIEDIWTRSSGNTRTTVNFAKATFNALRNTAEARVPQHAREQREVIE; via the coding sequence ATGAGCAACAACAACGGCTGGGAGCCACGAACCCGACTCGGCCGGAAGGTCGCAGAGGGCGACATCACCACGATGGAAGACGCCCTCAGCTCGGGGCTTCCGCTCAAGGAACCCCAGATCGTCGACCAGCTCCTCCCGGGGCTCGAAGACGACGTCCTGGACATCAACATGGTCCAGCGCATGACCGACTCCGGCCGACGTGTCAAGTTCCGCTCGGTCGTCGCCATCGGTAACCGCGACGGTTACGTTGGCTACGCCCAGGGACGAGACGACCAGGTCGGTGGCTCCATCCAGAAGGCAATCGAGCGCGCAAAACTGAACATCATCGACGTCTCGCGTGGCTGCGGGTCGTGGGAATGTGGCTGTGGGCGACCCCACACCGTCGCACTCCGCACGTCCGGCAAGGCAGGCAGCGTCGAGGTCGAGCTCCAGCCCGCACCACGCGGGCTCGGACTCGCGGGCGGGGAAACCGTCCGTTCGGTGCTCGAACTCGCCGGTATCGAAGACATCTGGACCCGCTCGTCGGGGAACACCCGCACGACGGTCAACTTCGCGAAAGCAACCTTCAACGCGCTTCGCAACACGGCTGAGGCACGCGTGCCCCAGCACGCCCGCGAACAGCGTGAGGTGATCGAATAA
- a CDS encoding 50S ribosomal protein L32e — protein sequence MADEDAPNELTDISGVGEAKAEALREAGYETVEDVARASQADLAEVDGIGNALAARIKADVGGLEVSEETDAEVEDEDAEAEEADAEDVETELQPRGLVNKTPDLDDEEARLLQKRARVNKPQFNRQDYHKKKRTPTSWRKPRGGLSKQRRGIKGKGPMVEAGYRTPKSIRGRHPSGFEEVRVFNVDDLDGVDGDTQAARIASTVGARKRERIEEEAEDRGIRVLNPTYVEVEVTDE from the coding sequence ATGGCAGACGAAGACGCACCAAATGAACTGACCGACATTAGCGGTGTCGGCGAGGCAAAAGCCGAGGCACTCCGCGAAGCAGGCTACGAGACGGTCGAAGACGTAGCCCGTGCCTCCCAGGCTGACCTCGCCGAGGTCGACGGCATCGGCAACGCGCTCGCCGCCCGTATCAAAGCGGACGTTGGCGGGCTCGAAGTCTCAGAAGAGACGGACGCCGAAGTCGAAGACGAAGACGCGGAGGCCGAGGAGGCCGACGCCGAAGACGTCGAGACCGAACTGCAACCACGCGGACTGGTCAACAAGACCCCCGACCTCGACGACGAGGAAGCACGCCTCCTGCAGAAGCGTGCTCGCGTGAACAAACCGCAGTTCAACCGCCAGGACTATCACAAGAAAAAGCGGACGCCGACCTCGTGGCGCAAGCCACGCGGCGGCCTCTCGAAGCAGCGACGCGGCATCAAGGGCAAGGGCCCGATGGTCGAAGCCGGCTACCGCACCCCGAAATCGATTCGAGGGCGGCACCCGAGCGGCTTCGAAGAAGTCCGCGTCTTCAACGTCGACGACTTAGACGGCGTCGACGGTGACACGCAGGCGGCCCGCATCGCCTCCACGGTCGGTGCTCGCAAGCGCGAGCGCATCGAGGAGGAAGCGGAGGACCGCGGCATTCGCGTGCTCAACCCAACCTACGTCGAAGTTGAGGTGACAGACGAATGA
- a CDS encoding amino acid permease, with the protein MSDEELAKDLGPLAALTIGVGTMIGAGIFVLPGVAVESAGPLAAGAFVLGGGIALLTALSASELGTAMPKAGGAYYYVNHALGPLFGSVAGWANWMGLAFASAFYMFGFGQYVAVFVDVPSFTIGPLALTSAKIIALVGAALFTLINYVGAKETGRLQNIIVITLVAILTVFTLFGALQADLSSLRPFAPDGYGALLPVTGIIFVSYLGFVQITSVAEEIKDPGRNLPRAVIGSVLLVTAIYALVLLVVLAAVPNSVVAGNDTAVVDVARILLGPIGAIALLFGGLLATASSANASILASSRINFAMGRDKIVSEELNTIHPRFGTPYRAIGLTGAFILLFILFGDLETLSTAGSTLHLIIYGLLNIALIVMREANPADYQPDYRVPFYPIVPILGAVISFALVAFIEPFVVVLSLGFVAFAALWYIFYARSRTEKQGILSQYILNRSDVMPEPAVSAAGAVQPDGGSYRVMVPLANPKSEKDLITLGSAIAKQNGGTVDAIHIITVPDQTALAGAAAYKDQLDAESSTLLERAREDATTFGVDVDTHTILSHRSFEEIFDAAKTHEADLVVMGWGEDAHGSPGRAEGALDELTEDIPCDFLVLKDRGLDPSKLLVPTAGGPDSDLSAAVAKLLRVEYGSEITLLHAVNSPEEESEGRAFLEGWAADHDLTDASLRIDTSGNVERAIETAAEDSTLVIIGATERGLLTRLLRGSLVLDVVDDISCSVLLAEKARSRTLKERLFGR; encoded by the coding sequence ATGAGCGACGAAGAACTCGCGAAAGACCTCGGCCCGCTCGCCGCGCTGACCATCGGCGTGGGGACGATGATTGGGGCCGGCATCTTCGTGCTGCCCGGCGTGGCCGTCGAGTCTGCCGGGCCACTCGCAGCAGGCGCGTTCGTCCTCGGCGGCGGTATCGCCCTGCTCACGGCGCTCTCGGCTAGCGAACTCGGCACCGCCATGCCGAAAGCCGGCGGGGCGTACTACTACGTCAACCACGCCCTCGGCCCCCTCTTTGGCAGCGTCGCTGGCTGGGCGAACTGGATGGGACTGGCCTTCGCCTCCGCGTTCTACATGTTCGGCTTCGGCCAGTACGTCGCCGTGTTCGTAGACGTTCCCTCGTTTACCATCGGGCCACTGGCGCTCACGTCGGCGAAGATTATCGCCCTCGTCGGGGCGGCGCTGTTCACGCTCATCAACTACGTCGGCGCGAAGGAGACGGGTCGTCTCCAGAACATCATCGTCATCACGCTCGTCGCCATCCTCACCGTGTTCACACTCTTTGGCGCACTTCAGGCAGACCTCTCTTCGCTTCGACCGTTCGCCCCCGACGGCTACGGGGCGCTCCTGCCGGTGACGGGCATCATCTTCGTCTCCTACCTCGGATTCGTCCAGATTACGTCGGTCGCAGAGGAAATCAAAGACCCCGGACGCAACCTCCCTCGCGCAGTCATCGGGAGCGTCCTCCTCGTGACCGCCATCTACGCGCTCGTCCTGCTCGTCGTGCTTGCCGCCGTGCCGAACAGCGTGGTCGCGGGCAACGACACGGCGGTCGTGGACGTGGCGCGAATCCTCCTCGGCCCAATCGGCGCAATCGCCCTCCTCTTTGGCGGGTTGCTCGCCACCGCGTCGAGCGCGAACGCCTCGATTCTCGCGTCCTCGCGCATCAACTTCGCCATGGGGCGAGACAAGATCGTCTCCGAGGAACTGAACACGATTCACCCGCGCTTTGGGACGCCCTATCGGGCCATCGGCCTCACGGGCGCGTTCATCTTGCTGTTCATCCTCTTTGGCGACCTAGAGACGCTCTCGACGGCCGGGAGTACGCTCCACCTCATCATCTACGGCCTGCTCAATATCGCGCTCATCGTGATGCGCGAGGCGAATCCAGCGGACTACCAGCCGGATTACCGGGTTCCGTTCTACCCGATTGTCCCGATTCTCGGGGCGGTCATCTCGTTCGCACTCGTGGCGTTCATCGAACCGTTCGTCGTCGTTCTCAGCCTCGGGTTCGTCGCCTTCGCCGCCCTCTGGTACATCTTCTACGCCCGGTCGCGGACGGAAAAACAGGGCATCTTGAGCCAGTACATCCTGAACCGGTCCGACGTGATGCCGGAACCCGCCGTCTCCGCCGCCGGCGCAGTCCAGCCCGACGGCGGCTCCTACCGCGTCATGGTTCCCCTCGCGAACCCGAAAAGCGAGAAGGACCTCATCACCCTCGGGAGCGCGATTGCGAAACAGAACGGTGGCACCGTAGACGCCATCCACATCATCACGGTTCCCGACCAGACAGCGCTCGCAGGCGCAGCGGCCTACAAGGACCAGTTGGACGCAGAATCCTCCACGCTGCTCGAACGCGCTCGGGAAGACGCGACCACGTTTGGCGTAGACGTAGACACCCACACCATCCTCTCGCATCGCTCGTTCGAGGAAATCTTCGACGCCGCGAAAACGCACGAGGCCGACCTCGTCGTCATGGGCTGGGGCGAGGACGCCCACGGCTCTCCCGGCCGCGCGGAGGGTGCTCTCGACGAACTGACCGAGGACATCCCGTGTGACTTCCTCGTGCTCAAAGACCGCGGCCTCGACCCCTCGAAGCTCCTCGTGCCGACCGCCGGCGGGCCCGACTCGGACCTGTCTGCGGCCGTCGCGAAACTGCTCCGCGTAGAGTACGGCTCGGAAATCACGCTCTTGCACGCCGTCAATAGCCCCGAAGAGGAATCGGAGGGACGGGCCTTCCTCGAAGGCTGGGCGGCAGACCACGACCTCACGGACGCCTCGCTGCGCATCGACACCTCCGGCAACGTAGAGCGGGCAATCGAGACGGCGGCCGAAGACTCGACGCTCGTCATAATCGGCGCGACCGAACGCGGCCTCCTCACGCGCCTGCTCCGTGGGTCGCTCGTCCTCGACGTGGTGGACGACATCTCGTGTTCGGTGTTGCTCGCAGAGAAGGCTCGCAGCCGAACGCTGAAAGAGCGCCTGTTCGGTCGCTGA
- a CDS encoding 50S ribosomal protein L19e has protein sequence MSDLKAQRRLAADVLDVGKNKVWMDPEASAEIAEAITREDIRELVADGSIKAKDKRGNSRGRARKRNEKRAYGHRKGPGSRKGKAGARQNKKKDWTSRIRAQRKKLKELRDEGELDRTQYRSLYNKASGGEFRSVQYLLNYIEQQYGDE, from the coding sequence ATGAGCGACCTGAAAGCACAGCGACGACTCGCTGCCGACGTCCTGGACGTCGGGAAGAACAAAGTCTGGATGGACCCAGAAGCGTCCGCCGAGATTGCAGAGGCAATCACGCGCGAGGACATCCGCGAACTCGTCGCGGACGGGTCTATCAAGGCGAAGGACAAGCGAGGCAACTCGCGTGGCCGTGCCCGAAAGCGCAACGAGAAGCGCGCCTACGGCCACCGCAAAGGCCCCGGTTCCCGCAAAGGGAAGGCTGGCGCACGACAGAACAAGAAAAAGGACTGGACGAGCCGCATTCGCGCACAGCGAAAGAAGCTCAAGGAACTCCGCGACGAGGGCGAACTCGACCGCACGCAGTACCGCTCGCTCTACAACAAGGCAAGCGGTGGCGAGTTCCGCAGTGTCCAGTACCTGCTCAACTACATCGAACAACAGTACGGTGACGAATAA
- a CDS encoding 30S ribosomal protein S8: protein MADNDPLSSALSGIDNAESVGHLTQTVEPASNIIGSVLEVFYDRGYINGFEFVEDGKAGRFEVELKGAINECGSVKPRYSAGADDFEKWEKRFLPARDYGTLVVTTSHGIMSHYEAREQGIGGQIIAYVY from the coding sequence ATGGCGGACAACGACCCACTCAGCAGCGCACTCTCGGGCATCGACAATGCAGAGAGTGTCGGTCATCTGACCCAGACAGTTGAGCCCGCCTCGAACATCATCGGCAGCGTGCTTGAGGTCTTCTACGACCGCGGGTACATCAACGGCTTCGAGTTCGTCGAAGACGGCAAAGCCGGTCGATTCGAGGTCGAACTGAAAGGCGCGATAAACGAATGTGGTTCGGTCAAGCCCCGCTACTCGGCGGGTGCAGACGACTTCGAGAAATGGGAGAAGCGATTCCTCCCGGCCCGTGACTACGGGACCCTCGTCGTGACCACCAGCCACGGGATCATGAGCCATTACGAGGCCCGCGAACAGGGCATCGGTGGCCAGATCATCGCGTACGTGTACTGA
- a CDS encoding 30S ribosomal protein S14, protein MSEELGEHATKRTGQLHQCQRCGRKQGLVSKYDIWLCRQCFREIARSMGFKKYK, encoded by the coding sequence ATGAGCGAGGAACTCGGCGAGCACGCCACGAAGCGAACGGGCCAGCTCCACCAGTGCCAGCGATGCGGTCGCAAGCAGGGCCTGGTGAGCAAGTACGATATCTGGCTCTGCCGGCAGTGCTTCCGTGAGATTGCCCGAAGCATGGGCTTCAAGAAATACAAGTAA
- a CDS encoding PrsW family intramembrane metalloprotease, with protein MSQPTDPVEDGYDGDDDLYDVTRWEVRSPVDRLATAIHGAITNNKGRFLVALALLVFLGQLGLTGYAIATSPTLGVLTLISVVPAFALAAFIWYEDVTMREPWETLAITFLLGVLFASFAAVVNSALKLAFGLIPLVGTILFFFLVVGPIEETVKILAVRVHAFNTSEFDAVVDGAVYGAVAGLGFATIENSLYITREVLTAAQNSGAASQLQVALQTATSRAFAGPGHVIYSAFAGYYLGLAKFNPENRGPIVVKGLLIATVIHATYNTLVTVLPFGGGVAFIGFVILYDGVFGYLLYRKLARYKHRHREATTQKQAVATDD; from the coding sequence ATGAGCCAGCCGACCGACCCGGTAGAAGACGGTTACGACGGCGATGACGACCTCTATGACGTCACTCGCTGGGAGGTCAGGTCGCCGGTGGACAGACTCGCAACTGCCATCCACGGGGCGATTACCAACAACAAGGGGCGCTTTCTCGTCGCGCTCGCCCTGCTCGTGTTCCTCGGGCAACTCGGATTGACTGGATACGCCATCGCGACCAGTCCGACGCTCGGCGTGCTCACGCTCATCTCGGTGGTGCCGGCGTTCGCGCTCGCGGCGTTCATCTGGTACGAGGACGTGACGATGCGCGAACCGTGGGAAACGCTCGCCATTACGTTCCTGCTCGGCGTCCTGTTTGCGAGTTTCGCCGCCGTGGTGAACTCCGCGCTCAAGCTGGCCTTCGGGCTGATTCCGCTCGTCGGAACCATCTTGTTTTTCTTCCTCGTCGTCGGCCCAATCGAGGAGACGGTGAAGATACTCGCCGTTCGCGTCCACGCCTTCAACACGAGCGAGTTCGACGCGGTGGTCGATGGTGCGGTGTACGGCGCAGTCGCGGGCCTCGGCTTCGCTACCATCGAAAACTCGCTGTACATTACCCGTGAGGTGCTCACCGCAGCCCAGAATTCCGGTGCAGCGTCCCAGTTACAGGTCGCACTACAAACGGCCACCTCGCGGGCGTTCGCCGGGCCAGGCCACGTCATCTACTCTGCGTTCGCGGGCTACTACCTCGGCCTCGCCAAATTCAACCCCGAGAATCGCGGCCCCATCGTCGTGAAGGGCCTGCTCATCGCCACCGTGATTCACGCGACGTACAACACCCTCGTGACCGTGCTTCCGTTCGGGGGCGGCGTCGCGTTTATCGGTTTCGTCATCCTCTACGATGGGGTCTTTGGCTACTTGCTGTACCGGAAGCTGGCGCGGTACAAACACCGCCACCGGGAGGCGACCACGCAGAAACAGGCAGTAGCGACGGACGACTGA